CATCGAACATAGGCTCGACAGGGAAGATGCCGATAATCGTCAGCCAGCCCAGCAGCGACAGACCAACCAGAATGATCGGTGACAGAAACAGAATCGCCGAACCCATCGTTTTGATTGGAACACCGCTCTTTTTGTATAAAATCGCGCGTAGTCCAACACCCGTCAGACCCGCAAAGCCGATCATGTTATTGAAGGTGTTGGCGATCCACGCATAGCGGAAGGCTGCTTTCCATTCCACATCCATTTTGAAATGTTTGCGCAATAAATAATCGTAAGTACTCATCGCCGATACGGCAATAAACGAAGCCAGCGAGATTTGAATAATCGCTGACACTGGCATCCGGTGCAACTCAAATAACACGCGACCCAGATTGATATGTTGAATTTCCTTGCGTCCCTGAATAATAATAATCACCAGTATAATAACCGGGATTAGAATTTTAATAATACGTGCCCTGAACAGGGCTGTGATCAATTGAAGTATTTTAAGCTTGCGCAGCGATTCTCTCATGAGATTATGAACTCCACCTTTGTCGATATAATGGGCGATTGCTGGATGATTCCATGACAGGAATTGCGGTCTCTGCGTTGCCGAAATTCACATTTGTCGATATCTGCTCAGATACTACATCGGTATAATGTGGAGCATCCATAAATGCTTTCCAAATAAAGCCTGTTACTATTGTATAACACCATTCCGATAAAGTTAAATGCGTTTACAGCAAAAAGACGCCGCCATAGATAGAAATGCACATGCTCTATCATAAGGGAGGACGTCTTTGTATTGGATACAGGAATGTCATAAATCAGTAATGTTCGTCTAACGAGCGGAGAAGTTATGTTATTCCGAAATATTATCGATGCTCTGATCGGGTTGATAGGGAGATTGAAAGTCTTCATAATTGAAGTCGATCATCATGCCCATTGAAGCATGATGAAGCTCATGACAATGAAGCATCCAGTTGCCCGGGTTGTTGGCACGGACGGCGATTTCGTACGTTTCACCCGGACGTACATTGAGCGTGTCTTTCCAGACAGGAGAGCCAGTTGCCGTCTTACCATTACGCGATAACACCTGAAAGACGTGTCCATGCAAATGCATCGGATGATCTTCATTGCCAGAAGGAGCAGATAAAGTGATTTTGACTGTATCGCCGGTTCGTACGGTGAGTGCCTTGAGGTCGGCATAGGCTTCATCATTGATCGTATATGCCATTTTGCCATTGCTGACACCCATGCTCAGCTTCAGATCATATTGACGATCATAGTTCTGATTCAAGGTAAAGGTAGATGCAGACGGTTGTCCATACGTCATCAGATCCAACACCTGCCAGCCAGATACATCTGTAGTGGTAAGATGCTGCTGTTGACGTGATACTTCCTCATTCACCTGCTGTACATTCGGTTTCTGTCCTTGAGCGGATACAACGACTGGCAAACGCATCGAACGAGCAAAATCAGAATCACCTACTGCTCCAATCGTCGTAATTCCTTGGTCGATAGCGGTAAATACAAGATCATACCGTTCCCCGGGAGCGATACGGAGTAGACCATTACTCAGCTTCTGAGGCTTATAAATATCTTCTCCATCTGTCGAGACGATTTGATAAGAGGAGAGCGGAAGATATAGCAGATGTGTCATATTGCCTGCATTTACGAAGCGAAGGCGTACCTGCTGACCGGTATTTACGTACAGTGGATCTATCCGATTGCCACTGCGTCCATTGATCGTATACAGATTGTAAGCACCCATATTGCTGTTTAGTGCCGTTGTATTCTCTGCTGTATCCGCAGGATGGGTATGGGGATCATTCCATTCAGCCAGTACAAAGGTACGATCAAGATCATCAGTCTGCGTCTTCTTCGGATGAACGACAAATGTACCGTATAATCCGCGACCGATCTGGTTTAGGCTATCCTGATGCGAGTGATACCAGTATGTTCCAGCATGCAGCGCTTGAAAGGTATACGTAAATGTTTTGCCGGGTTGAACAGCATCCTGCGTGACACCGGGGACACCATCCATTGCGTTGGGCAGAACGACACCATGAAAATGAATC
The DNA window shown above is from Paenibacillus sp. JQZ6Y-1 and carries:
- a CDS encoding multicopper oxidase family protein, which produces MTLLPIRSNRHTSRYFLWLGMILCVCMLVLLSACSSASSDSAADQHTQHQQPSPAASSTASQTDTTSGHRMSHGDMSSMAAPEGSSSTTPDQVTTDPQIVNGKEVTLTAQASNLEVEKGKYVPVWTFNNSVPGPQIQVTEGDTVTVHLKNKLDVPVTIHFHGVVLPNAMDGVPGVTQDAVQPGKTFTYTFQALHAGTYWYHSHQDSLNQIGRGLYGTFVVHPKKTQTDDLDRTFVLAEWNDPHTHPADTAENTTALNSNMGAYNLYTINGRSGNRIDPLYVNTGQQVRLRFVNAGNMTHLLYLPLSSYQIVSTDGEDIYKPQKLSNGLLRIAPGERYDLVFTAIDQGITTIGAVGDSDFARSMRLPVVVSAQGQKPNVQQVNEEVSRQQQHLTTTDVSGWQVLDLMTYGQPSASTFTLNQNYDRQYDLKLSMGVSNGKMAYTINDEAYADLKALTVRTGDTVKITLSAPSGNEDHPMHLHGHVFQVLSRNGKTATGSPVWKDTLNVRPGETYEIAVRANNPGNWMLHCHELHHASMGMMIDFNYEDFQSPYQPDQSIDNISE